In Catenulispora sp. EB89, the genomic stretch CTGCATGCCCAGACCCTGCCCGACGACCCTGAGCTGCCCGGCGGCGGTCATCTCGCGGTCAACCGCAAGACGCTCCGTGAGATCCTGTTGTCAGGGCTCGAAGACGCCGTCAGCTACAGTGCTCGACTCGTGAATTACGCCGCATCGCAGGACGGCGGCATCACCGCGTATTTCGCAGACGGCCGCACCGCCGAAGGTGACGTCCTCATCGGTGCGGACGGCGTCAACTCCGCGGTCCGCGCGCAGCTGATGCCCGAAGCCGAAGTCATGGATGCCGGACTGCGCCTCGTCTACGGCAAAGTCCCGCTGCGCGGCCCGGAAACGGAAATCGTGGTCCCGCCAGACCTCCTCGGCCTCTGGACCACCATCACCGGCCCGGACAAACGCTTCGTCGGCCTCGCCCCGGTCCAGTACCGCCAACCGATGCACGCCGCGACGGCCCGGCACGCCCCCGGTATCGCGTTGTCCGCCGACGACGACTACCTCACCTGCGTCTTCGGCGCACGCCGCGAGCTCGTGCCCGCCGACGACAAGCTGTTCGCGATGACCGGCGTCGAGCTCCGCGACCTGGAATTGGCCCACGTCGAAGGTTGGGATCCGGTGGTCGGCGCGATCGTCGCAGCCCAGGACGCCGCATCCATCTTCCCGGTCTCGGTGCGCTCCAGCGTCCCGCACGGCGGCTGGCGCCCGGGCCCGGTCGCCCTGCTCGGCGACGCCGTGCACGCCATGAGCCCGGCGATCGGTGTCGGCGCCAACACCGCGTTGCGCGACGCCCAAGTGCTGACCGCCCGGCTGGTCGAGGCGGCCACCGCCGGAAAACCGGTCGCCGAAGCGCTCGACGAGTACCGGCGCGAAATGCTGGGCTACGGCTTCGCCGCGGTGCGCGAGTCGGCCGAGCGCGGGCACCGCCTGGTCGGCCAGAACCCGCTGCCCAGCCGCGAAACGCTGGAGGCCTGAGCATGTCCGAGCTGAGAGTCGCCATCGCCGGCGCCGGCCTGGCCGGCCTCGCCCTGGCCCGCCACCTGCACCGGCACGGGATCGACGTGCTCGTCCTCGAACGCGACGCCGACCTGGCGAGCCGCAACCCCGGCTACCGCCTGCACGTCAACTCCACCGGCACATCGGTGCTGTCCACGGTGCTCGAACCCCGGCTGCGGGAGCTGTTCCTCGCCACGGCCGGTATCCCGCGCCAGGCCATCCTGCACTTCGACGAACACCTCAACCCCGGCCCGCCGCGCGACATCAGCGGCTCCGTCGGCGGCGCCGTGAGCGACCTGCCCGAACACCTCGTCGCCGACCGGTCGACGCTTCGCAGGGTCCTGATCAGCGGCCTGGAGGACCGGGTCCGCTTCGGTGCGCGCGTCACGGGCTACACCCACGACGAGGCCGGGCGCGTCACAGCACACCTGGCCGACGGCGGCAGCGCGACAGCGGACGTCCTGGTCGCCGCCGACGGCGTGAACTCGGCGATCCGAGCGCAGCTCCTGCCGCACGCCGAAGTCGTCGACCTCGGCGCTCGGCACATCGCGGCCAAGGTCCCGCTCGACGACGAGACCCGCGCGAAGATCCCGCGGGATCTGTTCTCGATGTTCACCCTGATCGCCGACCGCCGGCATGACATGGTCACCTTCGGCCCGTTGGAGCGCAGCGACCCGGCCTCGCCGCTGATCGCCGAGCGCGACCACGCCTTCCGGCAGGAAGCCGCCCGTGACTTCGCCCTGGTCGTCTTCAGCGCCGTTACCGACCGCCTGCCTCCGGACGCCGAGTTGTCCTCCGCATCGAGCCTCGACTTGCGCACGCTGGCCCTGAACCGGGTCGCCGACTGGCACCCGGCGGTCGTCGAGCTGATCCGGATGTGGGACCTGGACACCGTGCAGCCGCTGGTGTTGCGCAGCAGTGTCCCGGTCCCGGCCTGGCCGGCGCGGAACGTGACCGTCGTGGGC encodes the following:
- a CDS encoding FAD-dependent oxidoreductase; its protein translation is MSTLKVIVAGAGIGGLALARGLHAAGVEVAVFEKDAGAAFRNQGYRIRVNGDGIRALRNLLAPSAFELFAATAGTPGGRMDTLDQNLRRLHAQTLPDDPELPGGGHLAVNRKTLREILLSGLEDAVSYSARLVNYAASQDGGITAYFADGRTAEGDVLIGADGVNSAVRAQLMPEAEVMDAGLRLVYGKVPLRGPETEIVVPPDLLGLWTTITGPDKRFVGLAPVQYRQPMHAATARHAPGIALSADDDYLTCVFGARRELVPADDKLFAMTGVELRDLELAHVEGWDPVVGAIVAAQDAASIFPVSVRSSVPHGGWRPGPVALLGDAVHAMSPAIGVGANTALRDAQVLTARLVEAATAGKPVAEALDEYRREMLGYGFAAVRESAERGHRLVGQNPLPSRETLEA
- a CDS encoding FAD-dependent oxidoreductase; translated protein: MSELRVAIAGAGLAGLALARHLHRHGIDVLVLERDADLASRNPGYRLHVNSTGTSVLSTVLEPRLRELFLATAGIPRQAILHFDEHLNPGPPRDISGSVGGAVSDLPEHLVADRSTLRRVLISGLEDRVRFGARVTGYTHDEAGRVTAHLADGGSATADVLVAADGVNSAIRAQLLPHAEVVDLGARHIAAKVPLDDETRAKIPRDLFSMFTLIADRRHDMVTFGPLERSDPASPLIAERDHAFRQEAARDFALVVFSAVTDRLPPDAELSSASSLDLRTLALNRVADWHPAVVELIRMWDLDTVQPLVLRSSVPVPAWPARNVTVVGDAVHAMSPALGIGANTAFRDALALGEELVAAAEGRKPLTTAIADYEAAMRDYGFAAVRDSAAMGQRVIGHRPLPLPR